In Variovorax paradoxus, a single genomic region encodes these proteins:
- a CDS encoding phasin family protein, whose translation MATRPDETAKSKKRAAPARKTSASKTPAVKKPAPRKAASASTKAPEPGKAEGLLRAGLKALDNVRNDVAKRQANVIEGLLGIGHGKVPGLGLDSFGIRKFEDVFDQRVATALQRLGMPAADEVQALRDEVARLRERVAQLEGTATAAPAAPRGRGKR comes from the coding sequence ATGGCGACCCGTCCTGACGAAACTGCAAAGTCGAAGAAGAGGGCGGCGCCTGCCAGGAAGACATCGGCCTCGAAGACACCGGCCGTGAAGAAGCCGGCGCCCCGCAAGGCGGCGTCCGCCTCGACGAAGGCGCCCGAGCCCGGCAAGGCCGAAGGCCTGCTGCGCGCCGGCCTCAAGGCGCTGGACAACGTGCGCAACGACGTCGCCAAGCGCCAGGCCAACGTGATCGAAGGCCTGCTCGGCATCGGGCATGGCAAGGTGCCCGGCCTCGGGCTCGACAGCTTCGGCATCCGCAAGTTCGAGGACGTGTTCGACCAGCGCGTGGCCACCGCCCTGCAGCGCCTGGGCATGCCCGCCGCCGACGAAGTGCAGGCCCTGCGCGACGAGGTCGCCCGGCTGCGCGAACGCGTGGCGCAGCTCGAAGGCACCGCGACTGCCGCCCCCGCCGCTCCGCGCGGACGCGGCAAACGCTGA
- a CDS encoding WS/DGAT/MGAT family O-acyltransferase: MKHLSGLDATFLHLETPEMPMHVGSLNVLDLPKGYKGDFYEDAKNFMASRIHLADVFTRKLALMPFDMTNPVWVEDNDIDLDYHVRHITLPKPGTNRQLQQYVARLHSTLIDRSRPMWEFFIIDGLKSGQVALYTKVHHAGIDGQAGVEVGKAIFDLEATGRVVKPPRSRPRSSGYQLGMAELASAALRNTAQQYVKLFKMAPAIARAIGGLAKPDEKAAEKDAAAAPKKFNLFAPRTSLNVSITNQRTFAGRTISLAETKYIAKHFGVSLNDVVMATVSGALRHYLADNNELPAKPLVAGVPVSLREAGDQTANNQASMILVSLATDITDPVQRLKAINASSNSSKSTMNRFKAVILDDFPTFAAPWLVSGIASMVGRSGIVNLLPPAANVAISNVAGAPFPMYFAGALVTCYYPVSIASHGTALNVTVQSYNGRMDYGLIACRRAVPDITEIGDYMLAEHKLLMELTQKHPAAAGAAPAPVPPKTVEEPSDEAEVAAAPAAAKKRPAARKKAPVKVAAKKVAKPPVKAPLKAAAKKAKAAAAPKPPARKAAPAKRSSAPRAAAA; encoded by the coding sequence ATGAAACACCTGAGCGGACTTGATGCCACTTTCCTGCACCTGGAAACGCCGGAAATGCCGATGCACGTGGGCTCCCTGAACGTGCTGGACCTGCCCAAGGGCTACAAGGGCGACTTCTACGAAGACGCCAAGAACTTCATGGCCAGCCGCATCCACCTGGCCGACGTGTTCACGCGCAAGCTCGCGCTGATGCCCTTCGACATGACCAACCCGGTCTGGGTCGAGGACAACGACATCGACCTCGACTACCACGTGCGCCACATCACGCTGCCCAAGCCCGGAACCAACCGGCAGTTGCAACAGTACGTGGCGCGACTGCATTCCACACTCATCGACCGCAGCCGGCCGATGTGGGAATTCTTCATCATCGACGGCCTCAAGAGCGGACAGGTGGCGCTCTACACCAAGGTGCACCACGCGGGCATCGACGGGCAGGCCGGCGTGGAAGTGGGCAAGGCCATCTTCGACCTGGAGGCCACCGGCCGCGTGGTGAAGCCGCCGCGCTCGCGCCCGCGCAGCAGCGGCTACCAGCTGGGCATGGCCGAACTTGCGAGCGCCGCGCTGCGCAACACGGCGCAGCAGTACGTGAAGCTCTTCAAGATGGCGCCGGCCATCGCGCGCGCCATCGGTGGCCTCGCCAAGCCCGACGAGAAGGCGGCCGAGAAAGACGCCGCCGCCGCGCCGAAGAAGTTCAACCTCTTCGCGCCGCGCACCTCGCTCAATGTGTCGATCACCAACCAGCGCACCTTCGCGGGCCGCACCATCTCGCTGGCCGAGACCAAGTACATCGCCAAGCACTTCGGCGTGTCGCTCAACGACGTGGTCATGGCCACAGTTTCCGGCGCGCTGCGCCACTACCTGGCCGACAACAACGAACTGCCGGCCAAGCCGCTGGTGGCCGGCGTGCCGGTGAGCCTTCGCGAAGCGGGCGACCAGACGGCCAACAACCAGGCCAGCATGATCCTGGTGAGCCTGGCCACCGACATCACCGACCCGGTGCAGCGGCTGAAGGCGATCAACGCGTCTTCGAATTCGTCTAAGTCGACCATGAACCGCTTCAAGGCGGTGATCCTGGACGACTTCCCGACCTTCGCCGCGCCCTGGCTGGTGTCGGGCATCGCGTCGATGGTGGGGCGCTCCGGCATCGTCAACCTGCTGCCGCCGGCCGCCAACGTGGCCATCTCCAACGTGGCCGGCGCGCCGTTCCCGATGTACTTTGCCGGCGCGCTCGTCACCTGCTACTACCCGGTGTCGATCGCCAGCCACGGCACCGCGCTGAACGTGACGGTGCAGAGCTACAACGGCCGCATGGACTACGGCCTCATCGCCTGCCGCCGCGCCGTACCCGACATCACCGAGATCGGCGACTACATGCTGGCCGAGCACAAGCTGCTGATGGAATTGACGCAGAAGCACCCGGCCGCCGCCGGCGCCGCGCCCGCGCCCGTGCCGCCGAAGACGGTCGAGGAGCCTTCGGACGAGGCCGAGGTGGCCGCCGCACCGGCCGCCGCGAAGAAGAGGCCCGCCGCGCGCAAGAAGGCGCCCGTCAAGGTCGCGGCCAAGAAGGTAGCGAAGCCGCCCGTCAAGGCTCCCCTCAAGGCTGCGGCGAAGAAGGCCAAGGCCGCTGCGGCCCCCAAGCCTCCGGCCCGCAAGGCCGCTCCGGCCAAGCGCTCCAGCGCTCCCCGGGCCGCGGCGGCATGA
- a CDS encoding TetR/AcrR family transcriptional regulator — MASSNTTRDRILQASLALFNAEGLAAVSTHKIAAELGISPGNLHYHFKAKQLIVEWLFRRFEQRLEALNGSSASIAAIDDLWLALHLRFEAIDEYRFIYRDMAFLASEYPALGQRAQALTAQNLLAAQTLCEGLVASGVIETSAEQARILALQMVFTTTCWLSFERLVPGRDALAQADPGLAAFYTLTLVSPYVSSESRAYLDYLRGKYLG; from the coding sequence GTGGCCAGCTCCAACACCACGCGCGACCGCATCCTGCAGGCCAGCCTGGCGCTGTTCAACGCGGAAGGCCTCGCGGCCGTGTCGACGCACAAGATCGCGGCCGAACTCGGCATCAGCCCCGGCAACCTGCACTACCACTTCAAGGCCAAGCAGCTCATCGTCGAGTGGCTGTTCAGGCGCTTCGAGCAAAGGCTGGAGGCGCTGAACGGCTCGTCGGCCTCCATTGCCGCCATCGACGACCTGTGGCTGGCGCTGCACCTGCGCTTCGAGGCCATCGACGAGTACCGCTTCATCTACCGCGACATGGCATTCCTGGCCAGCGAATACCCGGCGCTCGGCCAGCGCGCGCAGGCCCTCACGGCGCAGAACCTGCTGGCCGCGCAGACGTTGTGCGAAGGGCTGGTGGCCTCGGGCGTGATCGAGACCAGCGCCGAGCAGGCCCGCATCCTGGCGCTGCAGATGGTGTTCACCACCACCTGCTGGCTGTCGTTCGAGCGGCTGGTGCCGGGGCGCGATGCGCTGGCGCAGGCCGACCCTGGCCTTGCGGCCTTCTACACGCTCACGCTGGTTTCTCCGTATGTTTCGAGCGAATCGAGGGCTTACCTCGATTACCTGAGG